In one window of Cydia pomonella isolate Wapato2018A chromosome 16, ilCydPomo1, whole genome shotgun sequence DNA:
- the LOC133526077 gene encoding 2-hydroxyacyl-CoA lyase 1 isoform X1 — protein sequence MFLGRLAQVTLRKSIQVSPKLNRSMVTDGNTILAESLKKQGVEYVFGIVGIPVIETAMAFQMAGLKYIGMRNEQAAAYAAQAIGYLTGKPGVCLAVSGPGLLHCVGGMANAQVNAWPLLVIAGSCAEDHEGIGGFQEWPQVDSSRLYCKYVARPPSARLIPLHVEKAVRLACAGRPGATYLDMPGTLLLSEVEEEKVPELYNAETVKLAHPDPALVARAAELLATAERPLVIVGKGAAYARAENALRKLIADTGLPFLPTPMGKGVVPDTSAQCVSTARTQALLKADVILLLGARLNWMLHFGQTPRFDPKVKIIQVDISPEEFHNSVKSEVAVHSDIQPFVEALSTKLDEKKFSLSPSHAWWQALAQKQKANTEFVAAQANDVSTPLNYFAVFKAIQEAIPKDSIIVSEGANTMDIGRGLLLNDLPRHRLDAGTFGTMGVGPGFAVAAAQWCRDRAPATRVVCVEGDSAFGFSGMEIETMFRYKLPVIIIIVNNNGIYSGFDKEVMADIQSGGDPAQCTPPTALSVQVRYEKMMEMFGETGHLCRSVADVQQAIRAAVAVTDRPSIINILINPASSRKPQAFNWLTESKL from the exons ATGTTTTTAGGTCGTCTAGCACAAGTTACTTTAAGAAAATCGATTCAAGTTTCGCCAAAGTTAAACAGAAGTATGGTGACCGACGGGAATACTATATTAGCCGAAAGTTTAAAGAAACAG GGTGTAGAATATGTATTTGGTATTGTGGGTATACCCGTAATAGAGACCGCAATGGCATTCCAAATGGCGGGGCTCAAGTATATTGGAATGCGCAATGAACAGGCTGCTGCTTACGCTGCACAGGCTATTGGATATCTAACAG GAAAGCCAGGAGTATGTCTGGCAGTATCCGGTCCAGGATTGTTGCACTGTGTTGGTGGCATGGCTAATGCACAGGTGAATGCGTGGCCGTTGCTGGTCATTGCTGGCTCCTGTGCTGAGGACCATGAAGGCATTGGAGGGTTCCAGGAGTGGCCACAG GTGGACTCGTCGCGCCTGTACTGCAAGTACGTAGCGCGGCCGCCGTCGGCGCGGCTGATCCCGCTGCACGTGGAGAAGGCCGTGCGCCTCGCGTGCGCCGGCCGGCCCGGCGCCACCTACCTCGACATGCCCGGCACGCTGCTGCTG AGTGAAGTCGAAGAAGAAAAAGTGCCCGAACTCTACAACGCAGAAACCGTCAAGCTAGCCCACCCCGACCCAGCGTTAGTAGCTCGCGCGGCCGAGCTACTGGCCACAGCGGAGCGGCCTCTAGTCATCGTAGGCAAGGGGGCTGCCTACGCCCGAGCCGAGAACGCGCTGCGGAAACTTATTGCCGACACTGGGCTACCCTTCCTGCCTACTCCCATGG GTAAAGGCGTAGTGCCAGACACTTCCGCGCAATGCGTGTCCACCGCTCGCACACAAGCGCTTCTTAAAGCTGACGTCATACTGCTGCTCGGCGCGCGGCTCAACTGGATGCTGCACTTCGGCCAGACGCCGCGGTTCGACCCCAAAGTCAAGATCATCCAG GTGGACATTAGCCCTGAAGAGTTCCACAACAGCGTCAAATCAGAAGTAGCAGTGCACTCTGACATCCAGCCGTTCGTTGAAGCGCTGTCGACTAAACTGGACGAGAAGAAGTTCTCGCTGTCTCCCTCGCACGCCTGGTGGCAGGCTCTTGCTCAGAAGCAAAAGGCCAACACTGAGTTCGTCGCG GCTCAAGCCAACGACGTGTCAACTCCACTGAACTACTTCGCGGTATTCAAGGCAATACAAGAAGCCATTCCCAAGGACTCCATCATCGTGAGCGAGGGCGCCAACACGATGGACATCGGGCGCGGCCTGCTGCTCAACGACTTGCCGCGGCATCGCCTCGACGCCGGCACCTTCGGCACCATGGGG GTGGGCCCCGGGTTCGCGGTGGCGGCGGCGCAGTGGTGCCGCGACCGCGCGCCCGCCACGCGCGTCGTGTGCGTCGAGGGCGACTCCGCCTTCGGCTTCTCGG GAATGGAAATCGAGACGATGTTCCGCTACAAGCTGCCCGTGATCATCATCATCGTGAACAACAACGGCATCTACAGCGGCTTCGACAAAGAGGTCATGGCCGACATCCAGTCCGGCGGCGACCCCGCGCAGTG CACGCCGCCCACCGCGCTGAGCGTGCAAGTCCGCTACGAGAAGATGATGGAGATGTTCGGAGAGACAGGCCACCTGTGCCGCTCCGTGGCCGACGTCCAGCAGGCCATCCGCGCCGCCGTGGCCGTCACCGACCGCCCCAGCATCATCAACATCCTCATCAACCCCGCCAGCAGCAGGAAGCCGCAGGCCTTCAACTGGCTTACCGAATCTAAGCTGTAA
- the LOC133526082 gene encoding DNA-binding protein RFXANK-like produces the protein MDEAVYLKYDGKNIDIKQEKQDNADSYKYEFDSGSQDSSKSGSGGYQRWAPNLNGIRKSAFTPYKSVQCTALTNLQRGNTQARVTELPQPDSSFHAKAGRGEITREDVKLEPYVDITDEHGLTALHWAASYGQLNSCQDLVWSGANVNVRGPEGETALHLAAAGGHHDIAKFLLNEGADADVQDDSGSTALMYAAAADFPYTCNELLIRGADLTLTNDYDQDAYTLSTTNNSKLAQTVIENFLIGCLSKM, from the exons ATGGATGAAGCTGTTTATctaaaatacgatgggaaaaaTATTGATATCAAACAAGAAAAACAAGACAATGCCGACAGTTACAAATACGAATTCGATTCCGGAAGCCAAGACAGTAGCAAGAGTGGTAGCGGGGGATACCAGCGATGGGCACCTAATTTGAATGGAATCAGAAAAAGTGCATTTACGCCGTACAAATCCGTTCAATGCACCGCGTTGACTAATTTGCAACGAG GCAATACGCAGGCGCGGGTGACAGAGCTGCCCCAACCGGACAGCAGCTTCCACGCGAAGGCCGGGCGCGGCGAAATCACGCGCGAGGACGTGAAGCTGGAGCCGTACGTGGACATCACGGACGAGCACGGGCTCACGGCGCTGCACTGGGCCGCGAGCTACGGCCAGCTCAACAGCTGTCAAGACCTAGTTTG gAGCGGGGCCAATGTCAACGTGCGTGGGCCCGAAGGGGAGACAGCACTACATTTGGCTGCCGCTGGTGGACACCATGACATTGCTAAATTTCTGTTGAATGAGGGAGCAGATGCTGATGTCCAAGATGAT TCTGGCAGCACTGCTCTGATGTACGCCGCAGCGGCAGACTTCCCCTACACCTGCAACGAGCTCCTGATCCGCGGGGCCGACCTTACTCTCACTAACGATTATGACCAAGATGCATATACCCTCAGCACTACTAACAATAGTAAACTGG CACAAACTGTGATAGAAAACTTTTTAATTGGTTGTCTAAGCAAAATGTGA
- the LOC133526077 gene encoding 2-hydroxyacyl-CoA lyase 1 isoform X2 produces MVTDGNTILAESLKKQGVEYVFGIVGIPVIETAMAFQMAGLKYIGMRNEQAAAYAAQAIGYLTGKPGVCLAVSGPGLLHCVGGMANAQVNAWPLLVIAGSCAEDHEGIGGFQEWPQVDSSRLYCKYVARPPSARLIPLHVEKAVRLACAGRPGATYLDMPGTLLLSEVEEEKVPELYNAETVKLAHPDPALVARAAELLATAERPLVIVGKGAAYARAENALRKLIADTGLPFLPTPMGKGVVPDTSAQCVSTARTQALLKADVILLLGARLNWMLHFGQTPRFDPKVKIIQVDISPEEFHNSVKSEVAVHSDIQPFVEALSTKLDEKKFSLSPSHAWWQALAQKQKANTEFVAAQANDVSTPLNYFAVFKAIQEAIPKDSIIVSEGANTMDIGRGLLLNDLPRHRLDAGTFGTMGVGPGFAVAAAQWCRDRAPATRVVCVEGDSAFGFSGMEIETMFRYKLPVIIIIVNNNGIYSGFDKEVMADIQSGGDPAQCTPPTALSVQVRYEKMMEMFGETGHLCRSVADVQQAIRAAVAVTDRPSIINILINPASSRKPQAFNWLTESKL; encoded by the exons ATGGTGACCGACGGGAATACTATATTAGCCGAAAGTTTAAAGAAACAG GGTGTAGAATATGTATTTGGTATTGTGGGTATACCCGTAATAGAGACCGCAATGGCATTCCAAATGGCGGGGCTCAAGTATATTGGAATGCGCAATGAACAGGCTGCTGCTTACGCTGCACAGGCTATTGGATATCTAACAG GAAAGCCAGGAGTATGTCTGGCAGTATCCGGTCCAGGATTGTTGCACTGTGTTGGTGGCATGGCTAATGCACAGGTGAATGCGTGGCCGTTGCTGGTCATTGCTGGCTCCTGTGCTGAGGACCATGAAGGCATTGGAGGGTTCCAGGAGTGGCCACAG GTGGACTCGTCGCGCCTGTACTGCAAGTACGTAGCGCGGCCGCCGTCGGCGCGGCTGATCCCGCTGCACGTGGAGAAGGCCGTGCGCCTCGCGTGCGCCGGCCGGCCCGGCGCCACCTACCTCGACATGCCCGGCACGCTGCTGCTG AGTGAAGTCGAAGAAGAAAAAGTGCCCGAACTCTACAACGCAGAAACCGTCAAGCTAGCCCACCCCGACCCAGCGTTAGTAGCTCGCGCGGCCGAGCTACTGGCCACAGCGGAGCGGCCTCTAGTCATCGTAGGCAAGGGGGCTGCCTACGCCCGAGCCGAGAACGCGCTGCGGAAACTTATTGCCGACACTGGGCTACCCTTCCTGCCTACTCCCATGG GTAAAGGCGTAGTGCCAGACACTTCCGCGCAATGCGTGTCCACCGCTCGCACACAAGCGCTTCTTAAAGCTGACGTCATACTGCTGCTCGGCGCGCGGCTCAACTGGATGCTGCACTTCGGCCAGACGCCGCGGTTCGACCCCAAAGTCAAGATCATCCAG GTGGACATTAGCCCTGAAGAGTTCCACAACAGCGTCAAATCAGAAGTAGCAGTGCACTCTGACATCCAGCCGTTCGTTGAAGCGCTGTCGACTAAACTGGACGAGAAGAAGTTCTCGCTGTCTCCCTCGCACGCCTGGTGGCAGGCTCTTGCTCAGAAGCAAAAGGCCAACACTGAGTTCGTCGCG GCTCAAGCCAACGACGTGTCAACTCCACTGAACTACTTCGCGGTATTCAAGGCAATACAAGAAGCCATTCCCAAGGACTCCATCATCGTGAGCGAGGGCGCCAACACGATGGACATCGGGCGCGGCCTGCTGCTCAACGACTTGCCGCGGCATCGCCTCGACGCCGGCACCTTCGGCACCATGGGG GTGGGCCCCGGGTTCGCGGTGGCGGCGGCGCAGTGGTGCCGCGACCGCGCGCCCGCCACGCGCGTCGTGTGCGTCGAGGGCGACTCCGCCTTCGGCTTCTCGG GAATGGAAATCGAGACGATGTTCCGCTACAAGCTGCCCGTGATCATCATCATCGTGAACAACAACGGCATCTACAGCGGCTTCGACAAAGAGGTCATGGCCGACATCCAGTCCGGCGGCGACCCCGCGCAGTG CACGCCGCCCACCGCGCTGAGCGTGCAAGTCCGCTACGAGAAGATGATGGAGATGTTCGGAGAGACAGGCCACCTGTGCCGCTCCGTGGCCGACGTCCAGCAGGCCATCCGCGCCGCCGTGGCCGTCACCGACCGCCCCAGCATCATCAACATCCTCATCAACCCCGCCAGCAGCAGGAAGCCGCAGGCCTTCAACTGGCTTACCGAATCTAAGCTGTAA
- the LOC133526084 gene encoding uncharacterized protein LOC133526084 produces the protein MSIKSADALTNKLQQDLLNELVTTNHLLQLISQELQEIKQLTRPGGELELNVAKNTTLTKLLADMHHIDLDKLPPVARMQIDLNHPSNQNQSYEEHDTFRNNSTMEEDK, from the exons ATGTCAATAAAGTCAGCTGATGCACTAACAAATAAGTTGCAGCAAGATCTGCTGAATGAGTTGGTAACAACAAATCATCTTCTGCAATTAAT CTCGCAAGAATTACAAGAGATCAAACAATTAACAAGACCTGGTGGAGAACTAGAATTAAATGTCGCCAAA AACACCACCCTAACAAAACTACTGGCCGATATGCATCATATTGATTTAGACAAACTACCACCAGTTGCCCGAATGCAAATAGACTTGAACCATCCATCAAATCAGAACCAGTCTTACGAGGAACATGACACATTTAGGAATAACTCCACTATGGAAGAAGATAAATAA
- the LOC133526493 gene encoding three prime repair exonuclease 2-like, whose product MASNGTYVFLDLGTVNDPKDKNVKYITELSMAAVRRDNLIDSGQFYEFSDEDCDLIGHQNTPPVPRVQLKLTLCFNPGLEELLNGGFKIAELKPEKYFDDCFDVIDNFLGILTEPVYLVAHNGFNFDFPILKRHLKGKTFSKDVMCADTYYGFYDILEKQSVDIEVAIENTTVQLANSNLDDSPEGSKKRLDDLRQANADRVKKNNGYPWAKKENRPAKSYKLTNIYERVLKCKPEDAHKGDIDCQLMIRIAVKLAKEFVEWVEKNHSSFAEHVEPTSEEKEILEKDKATAEVGNSGSHKS is encoded by the coding sequence ATGGCATCAAACGGTACGTACGTGTTTTTGGACTTAGGGACAGTAAATGATCCCAaagacaaaaatgtcaaatatatAACGGAATTGAGCATGGCGGCGGTCAGAAGAGACAACCTCATAGACTCCGGACAATTTTACGAGTTTTCGGACGAAGACTGCGATCTTATTGGGCATCAAAATACACCTCCTGTTCCAAGAGTCCAACTCAAACTTACGCTCTGCTTCAACCCAGGCCTAGAAGAGCTGCTGAATGGAGGCTTCAAAATCGCCGAATTGAaaccagaaaaatattttgatgacTGTTTCGATGTAATAGACAACTTTCTTGGCATTTTAACTGAGCCAGTATATTTGGTCGCACACAATGGGTTCAActttgatttcccgatattaaAAAGACATCTAAAGGGCAAGACATTTTCAAAAGATGTTATGTGTGCGGATACCTATTATGGTTTTTATGACATATTAGAAAAACAATCTGTAGATATTGAAGTGGCTATAGAAAATACCACAGTCCAACTTGCTAATTCCAATTTAGATGATTCACCAGAAGGAAGTAAGAAACGCTTGGATGACCTAAGACAGGCAAATGCTGATAGAGTAAAGAAAAATAACGGATACCCTTGGGCTAAAAAGGAAAATAGACCTGCAAAAAGCTACAAATTGACGAACATTTACGAAAGAGTACTGAAATGTAAGCCAGAAGACGCACATAAAGGCGATATAGACTGTCAACTGATGATACGAATTGCTGTAAAATTGGCTAAGGAGTTTGTAGAGTGGGTGGAGAAAAATCATTCGTCATTTGCGGAACACGTAGAACCGACTTCGGAGGAAAAAGAAATCTTGGAAAAGGATAAGGCGACTGCAGAGGTTGGAAATTCAGGAAGCCACAAGTCCTAG